The genomic interval ctgcctctcctcactccggtccatacttcactccgctgcccagatcatttttctacagaaatgttcaggacccccccactcctcaaaaaactccagtggttgcccatccacctccacatcaaacgaaaactcttcacctttggctttctagactgtgagcccactgttgggtagggaccgtctctatatgttgccagcttgtacttccccagcgcttagtccagtgctctgcacacagtaagcgctcaataaatacatcaatcaatcaatcatatttattgagcactgtgtgcagagcactggactaagcgcttgggaagtccaagttggcaacatagagagacagtccctacccaacagtgggctcacagcttagaatcaatcaatcgcatttattgagcgcttactgtgtgcaaagcactgtactaagcgcttgggaagtacaagttggcaacatctagagacggtccctacccaaaagtgggctcacagtctagaagggggagacagagaatcaatcaatcaatcaatcaatcatattcattgagcgctcactgtgtgcagagcaccatactaagcgcttgggaagtacaaattggcaacatatagagacagtccctacccaacagtgggctcacagtctagaagggggagacagagaacaaaaccaaacatattaacaaagtaaaataaatagaatagtaaatatgtacaagcaaaataaataaagacgaccaaacatattaacaaagtaaaataaatagaataataaatatgtacaagtaaaataaagacgaacaaacatattaacaaagtaaaataaatagaacagtaaatatgtacaagtaaaataaagacgaaaaaacatattaacaaagtaaaataaatagaatagtaaatatgtacaagtaaaataaataaagacgaacaaacatattaacgaagtaaaataaatagaacagtaaatatgtacaagtaaaataaataaagacgaacaaacatattaacaaagtaaaataaatagaatagtaaatatgtacaagtaaaataaataaataaagacgaccaaacatattaacaaagtaaaataaatagaacagtaaatatgtacaagtaaaataaagacgaacaaatatattaacaaagtaaaataaatagaacagtaaatatgtacaagtaaaataaataaataaaggcgaacaaacatattaacaaagtaaaataaatagaatagtaaatatgcacaagtaaaataagtaaagacgaacaaacatattaacaaagtaaaataaatagaatagtaaatatgcacaagtaaaataaataaagacgaacaaacatattaacaaagtaaaataaatagaatagtaaatatgtacaagtaaaataaagacgaacaaacatattaacaaagtaaaataaatagaatagtaaatatgtacaagtaaaataaagacgaacaaacatattaacaaagtaaaataaatagaatagtaaatatgtacaagtaaaataaataaagacgaccaaacatattaacaaagtaaaataaatagaacagtaaatatgtacaagtaaaataaataaagacgaacaaatatattaacaaagtaaaataaatagaacagtaaatatgtacaagtaaaataaagacgaACATATTAACtaacgaagtaaaataaatagaatagtaaacatgtacaactaaaatagataaataaagacaaacaaacacattaacaaagtaaaataaatagaatagtaaatatgtacaagtaaaataaagacgaacaaacatattaacaaagtaaaataaatagaatcaatcaatcaatcaatcaattgcatttattgagcgcttactatgtgcagagcactgtactaagcggttgggaagtacaaattggcaacatatagagacagtccctacccaacagtgggctcacagtctaaaagcatagcAGAATAGCTATATGTacaagtagcaaatatgtacatagcaaatatgtacaagtaaaataaagacgaacaaacatattaacgaagtaaaataaatagaatagtaaatatgtacaagtaaaataaataaagacgaacaaacatatatccatctacacaggtgctgtggggaagggaaggaggtaaggtggggggatggacagccctTGAAGACGGCTCGGCGGTTCTCGGCCGGGCTCGGTTGTTTCCGGCTGCGCTCGGCCGGGCTCGGCTGTTTCCGGCCGGTTTCGGCGGCAGCCCCCAGAGGCTTCTGGGGAGGcgttcgggggcggggggggagaagaCGAACGGCTGGAGGCGGCCTCCGACCGGCAGGGGCGCTGCAGGGGCGGGCGGAAGGGGCGTGGCCGGAgggcggaaggggcggggctagagGGCGGAAGTGGGGGTGCGGCGCGGGGCCCGTCATGGCGGCCGAGGGCGAtgtggagctggagctggagacGGAGCCGAGCGGGCCCGAGCGGCCGCCGGAGAAGCCGCGGAAGCACGACAGCGGCGCCGCAGACCTGGAGCGCGTCACGGACTACGCCGAGGAGAAGGAGATACACAGCTCCAACCTCGAGACGGTAACCGGGGGGCGGCCGGCGATCCCCCCTCACCGGGCctcaatcaataataacaataataataataataatgatggcatttattaagcgcttactatgtgcaaagcaccgttctaagcgctggggaggttacaaggcgatcaggttgtcccacggggggctcacagtcttcaccccccttttcgactgtgagcccactgttgggtagggactgtctctgtatgttgccaacttgtacttcccaagcgcttagtacagtgctctgcacccagtaagcgctcaataaatacgattgattgattgatccgccacatcttcctcccttcaaggccctactgagagctcacctcctccaggaggccttcccacactcagccccctctttcctctccccctccttcccctccccacctccttcccttccccacagcacctgtatatatgtatatgtgtttgtacggatttattactctattttacttgtacatatctattctattttattcagttaatatgttttgttatttgtgtcctccttctagactgtgagcccaccgttgggtagggaccgtctctatatgttgccaacttggacttcccaagtgcttagtccagtgctttgcacacagtaagcactcaatcaatacgattgattgattgattgatccggggGCTGTCCCCGGGAGCCCTTGGGCTCAGCCCGCCCTCTCCTTGCCCCCGCAGGCCATGTCGGTGATCGGAGACCGGAGGTCCCGGGAGCAGAAGGCCAAACAGGAGCGGTAAGAGCCCCCGGGCCCCCAGCCTTCCGCCCCGCATCCCTTCGGACAGCTCACCCCTGCAGCCTGCAAGAAGGCCCGGcccaagggagaggggagaagcgggGCTggtggttaacaataataataataatgttggtatttgttcagcacttactatgtgcaaagcactgtaccaagcgctggggtagatgcaagataatcaggttgtcccacgaggggctcacagtcttcacccccttttacagatgagggaactgaggcccagagaagtgaagtgacttgcccaaagtcacccagctgacgagtggcggggccgggatttgaactgatgagtggcggggctgggagcccatcctggatgcagcgtggctcagtggaaagagcccaggctttggagtcattcattcattcattcattcaatcgtatttattgagcgcttactgtgtgcagagcactggactaagcgcttgggaagcacaagttggcaacatctagagacggtccctacccaacagtgggctcacagtctagagggagggaaaaacaagTCCTTCGAGCCAGacgttgggttcaaatcccagctccgccaattaataataataatgatggtatgtattaagtgcttactatgtgcaaagcactgttctaagcgctggggaggttacaaggtgatcagattgtcccacgtggggctcacagtcttaatccccattttccaggtaaggtcactgaggcccagagaagtgaagtgacttgcccaaagtcacacagctgacagttggcggagctgggatttgaacccatgacctctgactccaaagcccgggctctttccactgagccacgctgcaattagctgggtggctttgggcaagtcacttcacttctctgggcctcagccccctcatctgtaaaatggggatgaagaccgtgaacccaacgtgggacaacctgatcaccttgtgtcctcccagcgcttagaacagtgctttgcacatagtaagtgcttaacaaataccatcctcatcattattattggatggtcagtgctggtcaccggggtgggggggagagtcagggatggagaggagggaaccaggggtgttggatgggccccgctgggtcactggggagagccgAGGGTGTTGGATGGTTAAAGCTGGGCTCCTGCGGGAGGGCCGGGGGTGttggagcactggggagagtaaggGATGGAGATGATCTGTTCCCATCTATGAGGTTCGGTGCTCAGAACCACTACCACCAGCACCCGatctctcccccagcccgggTGCCCTGGTCGGGGGACGAGGAGGACTGGGCTTGAGGGGCCATAGGGATCGCCTACCATGGGACATGTTGCTCACAAATGTCCCCAGTAAATGGAGCCACCAGTCAAATCGGagcatcccccctccctcccaccctactcCCTTGTAATTGGTGTGTCGGCATGGttatgggggaagcagcgtggcctagtgaaaagaaggtGGGCCTAGGCCCTAGTCGCCGCActcccacttacctgttgtgtgacttggccGAATcgtttaacgtctctgtgcttcagttacctcacctgcaaaatgcggattcagtgcctgttctccagcCTACTTAGACCGAACCCGACAGTGTTCGATACATAGCACACAGTTGACGAATAGGCCAATTATTATAATCCCCTCGGTTACACTGTGAGGCCCCTGAGGTCAGGAGCCATCATCTGTGCCCGGAGGAGCAGTTTTCTCCTCAGTCTGTTATGGCGTCTGACGCCCCTCGGCCTTGGGGCCAACCGGGAGCTCGGGACTCCGGCTCCCGGTGGATTGTGCTGGGGGCCTTGAAGGCCTAGGAGAGGGGTGCAGAGGGGACGGGGAAGACTTCTCTGTCTCtgcagggagaaggagctggcgaAAGTCACCATCAAGAAGGAGGATCTGGAGCTGATAGTGAGTGAAGCTCTTGCTTCAGCCTCCCGAGGGGTGGCCGGCCGGGGGGGTGCGCGGGTGGTGGTGGTCGGGGGCAAGCCGTGCCACAGAGGTTTCTCCTCACAGATGACAGAGATGGAGATCTCGCGAGCGGCAGCCGAGAGGAGCCTGCGGGAACACATGGGCAACGTGGTGGAGGCCCTCATCACCCTCACCAACTGATTCCCTGGGGCCCCTTGCTGGGACTGGTTGAAATAAAGGCGTGCCCTTCACCGTTTCTGCCTCAGTGTTGTCTGTGTGGAAGCTGCTGAGGAGACAAATAAAGGGCTGCCACTCCAGATGAGGATGGGGAATTGAGCTGCTCTGGGTtctgctcctctctccacccACTGAAGGGGAGAGGCCTGTTGTCTCACCAGCCCATAGCAGCTGAAGGGTCGGGGTCCCCCCTTTCTCCTTAGGGAGCAGTGTGCGGTTTTAGGCCTT from Tachyglossus aculeatus isolate mTacAcu1 chromosome 8, mTacAcu1.pri, whole genome shotgun sequence carries:
- the HYPK gene encoding huntingtin-interacting protein K isoform X2; its protein translation is MAAEGDVELELETEPSGPERPPEKPRKHDSGAADLERVTDYAEEKEIHSSNLETGEGAGESHHQEGGSGADSE
- the HYPK gene encoding huntingtin-interacting protein K isoform X1, coding for MAAEGDVELELETEPSGPERPPEKPRKHDSGAADLERVTDYAEEKEIHSSNLETAMSVIGDRRSREQKAKQEREKELAKVTIKKEDLELIMTEMEISRAAAERSLREHMGNVVEALITLTN